TCATTTTTAAAAGTAAGGAATAAATATGATTCCCAACCAAGAGATATAggatgaaaaaaatattaaacctaATTTTAATATCAGTGATAGAAAGTCGTGGTTGTCAAAGGTGGTTGAAAACGACTCTCGATGTGGTGATAGACAGACAAATGACTACAATAGTCAAAATAATAATAGACAAGTATATGATTACAAAAGTCAAAGTGGTGATTAAAAGTCATGCGGTTGCATAGTGGTTGGAGGTAGTCAAAGTAGTGTTCAATTGTCATTATAGTGCGGTTCGATTAGTGGTTGGTGGTGGTCAAAGTAGTGTTTAGTGGTGGCCATGAAAAAAGTGGTTGCAACAACTAGTAATTGGTGGACATTTGGACACAATCGATGAGTGAGGTGTTTGAAGGTAGTTGAAGTCGTGTTTGGTGGTGATTGAAGTATAAGTAAGAGTAGTAATTAGTGATGGTTGGAGGTTACAACTGCAACGGTTGGACATGGGCCAGATTGGGGTTTACATATACCTAAAGTGGTGTTCGGACATAACTAAAGTAATGATTGATGGTGGTCACAAATGTGGTGGTCACAAAATGCCTAGAATGATATTTGTCGATTAAAATAATTGTTAAAATAATCATTAATAGCATCGGTGATAATTGTAACGACGGTCAACAATCTTCtatagtgacaaattaaaaaacatgtctataaattaaaaaaactataaaaatttaagattaagttgaaaattatttttaattaagtaaaaatattatttcatcgtcattttaagtcacacttatttttcaaaacaaattgtaATCACCCTAACAGTCACTTTAAAAAGAAATTCTAAAATATTTCAATACTATAATTTATTGATAAGTTATTTCACTTCTTACTATACGTTCATAACCATTTAAACATTCACTCAATTTTAGTGAAATAAGACATTTCTTTCATTATTATGTAGAAATACTATGTAGTTGAAGTACTACCAACTGGCCCGTCTAGCTCAGTTGGTAGAGCGCAAGGCTCTTAACCTTGTGGTCGTGGGTTCGAGCCCCACGGTGGGCGAAATGTTTTTGTGTTTATTCTTCAATTAATTTCATTTGTTACTTCAGCTTTGCTGTATAATTTCCAAGTCACGTGTGAGCTTCATTTTACTTGCatagttattctttttaatcaagagtttgattGCATATTTGACTATCAAGATTAGTTCTTCAATAAAATTCAAATTCTCAACTTTTCAGAAAATTATTTCATGTAAAACTCAAGAAATTTTTAAAGGCAACAAACACACCTATCTTTCAATTATATTTTCATGATAGAAACAAGAATAAAGTTACATCATAAACTAAACACGATTAAGATGGAATTATGGAAATTTATAATTCACAATGGAGAATGGAAATGActaagtcatatttggaaggtaaAATAATGGAACTATGAATAAGACCGAAGTGAAGAAGACAACAACTTATCAAATAGATAGTATAATTAGTCGGAATGAGCAACTAGCATTTGAAAGGTAGTTGAATAGACGCATGAGTTATTTGCAATGCAAACACGATTTTAAAAGACAAATGAGTTTGCTTTGGCTTTTCTCCTTTATGATCGGGCAATCAATCTCGATAAATTTGCTTCTTTCATGAAAAGTTGGACTATGAACAAGGTAGATGGCAAACTTGCTATCATAGTAAATGGAAACAATATTAGTAATTGGAATGTCAGGTTTATTATTGCATTTTATGTATTATGCCTTGCTATTTAATGTACTTTATGTGCTTAGTTTGGTTGTATCTTTATTACTCTAGGTacattatttacttattttagtTGTAACCTTACTACTCATGCATTATATGTgctaattatgatatttaatgcATTATTATCATGTTAAAATATTGATGCAACTTATTTGCAACATAGACTTAAAACATGTTTATCTTCTTCCCTAACCTTTGGacattcttcttcatcttctataaAACATGTTTATTATGAAAAAATTTATCACTGATATATTATGTTAAAATACTGATAACAACTTTATCAATAACCCATGCCCACAATTTGTAATGATTCTAACACTTCAATATGAAGAGAGGAATAAAAAATGCAAGAGAAAGTTCGAAGATCAAACAATGGAGAAATTTGAGGGTTGATATTTTGAACAAAGAAGGGAGAAGAAATCGCAAGGCATGAGAGAAATGTAATTAGGGAATCTGATTTCCAAACAAATCAGAATTTAAATGAcgtgttttaaatttaattataaaataacaaataaatacaaCATGTTAATGTCGTATCACTTATTTTGTTAAATGTGTTTAAGGAGACCAAAATTAaaacattataatataatattttaaattaacattCTATATGAAAATGATGCCACAAATATtatattgaattgatttaaaataagtatttggAGTTCAAACCATAATTTCCAATTATTTCCCAACTCAACCACCATTTTCATTCCATGACTAGAAAATTGAAAGGAGTATAACCCTCACCATAGTGCAGTAAATATGAAAAGGATTTTAAAATGAAAACAGTATGATAATAAGGAGCGACATGTCCGATAATTCCtcttccaaagttactaacaatTTACTCTTCTCGCATTACCTCTTCATTCAATTCCGACTAATTAGCAGCATAgcaaaatcaaaataaacaaaatcatcTATGTCTGTACAAACTATTAGTCGCAAAAATTCGAATGACCGAAGTCAAAGCAGCAACACAAGGACTAGTCCCTTTTTCACCTCATCCTCGTTTCTCATTCATCTTTTTTCCAAGATATCATCATGCCTTTAAGCATATATTAGTTGTCAGCACTATCATATGATATGATGCACTAGTATATACTAGTTCACGATGGAGCTGCCCACAACTTCACTTTCTTGTCAACACTGGCTGTGGCTAAAACCAAGACTTTTTCTTTTCCTGAAAAATGAAGCAGAGTGTTTAATATCAATAAACTACATGGAAAATCAAAAAGAGTAGAGAAGGATTAGAAGCTGTACCCATTGGAATAGTTTTAGGGCCCCAAGAAATGTCTGTAATCTCACCTGCAAGTGAAGAAAATAATCAATGATTGAGGGACCCTAAATGGTTAAGCATTTCGTTTTTTCTTTAATAACAATTGTAAGAAACGTAGAAGATTCAATTTTCGGGCTACATACCATCATGAGCTTTTTCAGCTGTATCCAAAACCTTTCCGGTCTCAACACTTAACCATTGCAATGTAGAACCATGGGTTGCAGCCAAAAATTTGCCATCAGGTGAAATACTGAGGCGATCATAGTGCAATGTAGTACCGGTAGAATCATGAAGAGGAATTGGGAACACCTTCAGTGTCTTGGGATCCTCATCCATATGATAGCGAACTTCAAGATACAAGGACAAATACAACGAAACAAAATGATATAATTAACAAGCCAACCCCTTAGAAATAAAACCAGTTTGacaagtgaaaaaaaaaaaatcaaattttgctaACCGTTGATATTCCATATTCTTAAGGAACCATCCTTGGATGCTGTAATTATTTGCTCAGAGTTTGGAGAAAAGCATAACCAAGTTACTGCACTCTGAACAAAGGAAAGTAATAAAATCATTGATCATATCAAATAAATAACGTATTACGATGAAGACCTTGTGAAGAAAGGAGtgcatttacaaaaaaaaaaaaattagttcatTTTCTCGAGCAAGTTAAACAATGTCACTGTGTTATTTCTTCTTTCTACCTCAGGGAAATATCGCATTTCGGCATACAACTGAATACATTTGATTTAGAACTTGGAGAATATAATGCATTGGACggaaaatatatttcaatttttcgACTTGCAAAATCTATTCATCAAGTCAAAACCAGGCTTAACAAGAATTCTAAATAACTGAAAAATTATAGAACTAAATTTTAAACCTTGTGCCCCTTAAGCTGCATAACATTTGAAACTTCCTTGACAGATCCATCTTTTGCATATACAATCTCCCAGACCTGCAAGACATTGTAAGCATGCAATACTGAAGAACATATAAATAAGCATAAATAACAGTGAACAACTTTTTGGTGGCATAAATTGGTTGCAACCAAATAGTAGGGAAGGGATCATTAGTGCCACAACCTTTTGCATTACTTCAAAACATGATCTAAGATTGCTAGCATAAAAAACTGTTGAGTGCCTATATTATACACCTAATTcagttttggtccctataaaaaggCATTGCAGCTTTGAGtccctattattattattattatcaaggtTCATGATTGGGATCTTGCATAAGATTGGGACTCAGGAGGGGACAGTAAGATCGTAAATTCAGGCACATTTTTAAGGGCATAGCAAGGCACCATTTATTGACTACGAGCCACTAGGAAGTACTTTTGTCTATCACAGGAAGATTGTTGCAGGGGACACTGTTTTTTAGAGTAGAAAACAGGATCTTTGAGTTAATTCAATTCAAATGCAGAAAGGTCTTGGTGTTGGCCTTGAGGAAACCTCGGTGTGGATCTGATTGGAGGAAACTGTCACATATGTTTGTTTGAACATATCGAAGAGAAATAGTAACGGCAATGGTTTGAACCCAAGAGCGAATACCATTGGAGGAAAAGGTGAGGCCAGAAGCAGTTATGAACACTTTAACTCTTGATGCAATAAGTAACCTTTGGGGTTTCTTACCATCCTTGGACAATTACAAAGATCTTGCTTTGCCCTTTTTTCTCTCTATCTTAATTTCTAGGAAACATCCTTCTTATGCCCAGCCTTTTTGACTAGTTTTTCTACTTGAATGGATAAAAACCAACATCTTGAgtttcaatttgtttttatcgctGGCCACCATAGAAAATTACTTGGTCCCAAATACTAACCATTCATAAAACTAAAGTAAAAAAGATCACATAAATGTAGAGGGTGAGGATAATTagattgggggggggggggggggtgattcTGCGATTGGATATTCAAAAGCATGAAAATAATATCGGAGTCAGTTAACGTCCATTCCGTGTTGcttattttcttcattctttcatttGAATAGTAATAAATAAATGCATAAGAGAATTTTCAAGGCTAACACCAAATGGAATAAAACCTAATGGACACAATCTCATTGCAGAGATGAGGACGAGGACTAAATCTGGATTCCAACTTGAGCTATTAAAAGATGTGAGAGGAACCCTAAAGGATGTATCCTATTTCATACTATATGTGTATGAAACTAGTTATGTTTGTGAGTTCTGTGTGTATACATCAAAGAACAGCATATCCAAATGAATTAAATAGATATTCACCTTAACATCTGCAGTAAACGCTGCAGCTGCAATGAAGCGCCCATTGGGAGATATAGTAGCCATGTTATTTTTAAGTTGATTTGTATCCACATGCCCCAAACTCTTCCCAGTTTTTCCATGCCAAAGAATGATGTCAGTCcctgaatttaaaattaaatgttaGGATAGAGATTGTAGAAAGTCATTATTGAGCATAATGTTGCAATGTGTAACAATAGTGATAACTGATAACAATTTCATAAGCAATTCCCAATGAAAGTAAAAAGAACAGAGCATTTATTTAGAGAGAAGCACAGATCTTCACACAACAACCAAattttagttaataattttatTGATCGCAAAAAACATTTTCTTCTATGTTCTAATGCAGGGTGATAACATCAAGATACCTTCTGAACACGAGGCAATTAATGCACTTCCATCAGCACTGCCATAAGTGGCGGAGGTTCCAAACATAGTAATTATTGCTTTTTTATCGTGAACTTTGTGATGTTCCCACTTAATCTCTGGGAGAGGAAGCTTTGTTTGTGGCTTATCTTCAGAAGCTTTAGGTTTGTCTTCACCATACATGTACAATGAACAGCCAGTGAGACTGTGCAATGACACAACAATGGAGGATGCATCATCAGAAAAAGCAACTGCAGTTGGATGACCTCCAGGAGGTAAATTAATTCTATGGAACCTGCAagatttgagaaaaaaaatttagCAAATAGAATATGATTGACATTACAAGAGGCTGTTGGAATTCACATACTTGAAACTTTTACTCGAAGCATCCTCCAACTTGAATACTCTCACCACTCCATCAGCACAAGCTGTTTGCACAGATTATATAGAGTAAGATTGTAAGAGAAACGTTCAAATGGTCATAcaagttaaaattaaaaacaagacAATTTGAACAACTAGGAGTACTATGTCATAATACTCACAGAAGCTTAATCAGACTTCAGGAAGCAAGAATG
The Vicia villosa cultivar HV-30 ecotype Madison, WI linkage group LG6, Vvil1.0, whole genome shotgun sequence genome window above contains:
- the LOC131609520 gene encoding uncharacterized protein LOC131609520, translated to MDELLPIVAFSLLLGAIIALLFFNTYYRKRQSDVRSIANANPNPNPNPITSSSKPLPNKKSNPKHHSSDKDQSKRHHPLDLNTLKGHGDAVTGLSFSPDGRNLATACADGVVRVFKLEDASSKSFKFHRINLPPGGHPTAVAFSDDASSIVVSLHSLTGCSLYMYGEDKPKASEDKPQTKLPLPEIKWEHHKVHDKKAIITMFGTSATYGSADGSALIASCSEGTDIILWHGKTGKSLGHVDTNQLKNNMATISPNGRFIAAAAFTADVKVWEIVYAKDGSVKEVSNVMQLKGHKSAVTWLCFSPNSEQIITASKDGSLRIWNINVRYHMDEDPKTLKVFPIPLHDSTGTTLHYDRLSISPDGKFLAATHGSTLQWLSVETGKVLDTAEKAHDGEITDISWGPKTIPMGKEKVLVLATASVDKKVKLWAAPS